In a single window of the Coffea eugenioides isolate CCC68of chromosome 3, Ceug_1.0, whole genome shotgun sequence genome:
- the LOC113765592 gene encoding L-type lectin-domain containing receptor kinase IV.1-like, translating to MSSKLVTAILANFLVVHIGAGAAAPDDFGFIYQGFQSSNLSLDGLATVTKNGLLRITNTTKLQTGHAFYPNPLKFKTKSNSSAFSFSTQFVFAILAEVPGMPGPGMAFVIAPTRGLAEGPSTRFLGLFNTSTDGNRTNHVFAVELDTIQNPDFEDINDNHVGIDINSMTSKVSQPASYQANNKNLFDNLTLSSGQDMQLWVEYDGVARRIDVKLAPVAASKPHTPLLSLTYDLSPIFQQSMYVGFSAATSPRDIGSSHFILGWSFRTNGVAQALDLSRLPKLPRFGHKKVSEFFTVGLPPICMLFLLILISGVAYYLRRKWKFAEVLEEWELAYGPHRFKYKDLYIATKGFREKEMLGEGGFGRVYKGVLPTSKVEVAIKKVSHQARQGMREFIAEVVSIGRLCHRNLVPLLGYCRRKGELLLVYEFMSNGSLDKFLYNQPKYILSWSQRLRVIKGVASGLFYLHEEWEQVVIHRDVKASNVLLDSELNGRLGDFGLARLYDHGTLPQSTHVAGSLGYLAPEHSRTGRATTSTDVYAFGAFLLEVACGRRPIEPQAAPEEKVILVDWVFSCWKAGNILQAVDQKLGTEFVKEEADLVLKLGLLCSHSEPKIRPSMRQILLYLEGSVALPDLSSLAMGVSAVGLGFAHPAGFENILSSFAFSTEKRFSHSVADSTLSGGRQLRCSSF from the coding sequence ATGTCATCCAAACTAGTAACAGCTATCTTAGCCAATTTTCTAGTAGTTCACATAGGAGCTGGTGCAGCAGCTCCTGACGATTTTGGGTTCATCTATCAAGgatttcaatcatcaaatctaaGCCTGGATGGATTAGCCACGGTCACCAAAAATGGCCTCCTAAGGATAACCAACACCACCAAATTACAAACGGGGCACGCCTTCTATCCTAATCCCCTCAAATTCAAGACAAAATCTAATAGTTCAGCTTTCTCCTTTTCCACCCAATTTGTGTTTGCTATCCTGGCTGAAGTACCAGGCATGCCTGGTCCGGGAATGGCTTTCGTGATTGCGCCAACAAGAGGCCTTGCAGAAGGGCCCTCCACTCGTTTCCTCGGCCTCTTCAACACAAGCACCGATGGAAATCGAACAAATCACGTTTTTGCGGTGGAGCTTGACACTATCCAAAACCCAGATTTTGAAGATATCAATGACAACCATGTTGGTATTGATATTAACTCTATGACGTCCAAGGTATCCCAGCCAGCAAGTTACCAGGCTAATAACAAGAATTTATTTGACAACTTAACTCTTAGCAGCGGTCAAGATATGCAACTTTGGGTCGAATACGACGGGGTGGCGAGGAGAATCGATGTTAAATTAGCTCCAGTAGCGGCATCTAAACCACATACTCCTCTTTTGTCTTTGACATATGATCTTTCGCCAATTTTTCAGCAGAGCATGTATGTTGGCTTTTCTGCAGCCACTAGTCCACGCGACATAGGATCATCTCATTTTATACTTGGATGGAGCTTCAGGACGAATGGCGTTGCGCAGGCTCTTGATCTCTCTCGGCTCCCCAAGCTACCTCGGTTTGGACATAAGAAAGTATCTGAATTTTTCACTGTGGGATTGCCCCCgatttgcatgcttttcttgtTAATACTAATATCCGGAGTAGCTTATTATCTAAGGAGGAAGTGGAAGTTTGCAGAAGTGCTGGAAGAATGGGAGCTTGCTTATGGGCCTCACAGGTTCAAGTATAAAGATTTATACATTGCCACCAAGGGGTTCAGAGAAAAGGAGATGTTGGGGGAAGGCGGATTTGGAAGGGTCTACAAAGGCGTTCTGCCAACAAGCAAGGTTGAGGTTGCTATCAAGAAGGTCTCTCATCAAGCAAGACAGGGAATGAGAGAATTTATTGCAGAAGTCGTCAGTATTGGTCGCTTATGCCATAGAAATTTAGTACCACTCTTGGGTTATTGTCGGCGTAAAGGAGAGTTACTTTTGGTATACGAGTTCATGTCCAATGGTAGTCTAGACAAGTTTTTGTACAACCAACCCAAGTATATCCTCAGCTGGAGCCAAAGATTGCGAGTCATCAAAGGTGTAGCATCCGGATTATTCTATCTACACGAAGAATGGGAGCAAGTAGTGATCCACCGAGATGTGAAAGCAAGTAATGTATTGTTAGATAGTGAACTGAATGGAAGATTAGGAGATTTCGGCCTGGCAAGGCTATACGATCATGGAACCCTCCCTCAATCCACCCATGTAGCGGGATCTCTTGGCTACCTTGCTCCTGAGCATAGCAGGACAGGGAGGGCCACAACAAGCACTGATGTATATGCTTTTGGGGCCTTTTTGCTGGAGGTTGCCTGCGGAAGAAGGCCAATAGAACCCCAAGCAGCACCAGAAGAGAAGGTCATTTTGGTTGATTGGGTATTTTCGTGCTGGAAAGCAGGCAATATTCTCCAGGCGGTTGATCAAAAGTTGGGTACTGAGTTTGTGAAAGAGGAAGCAGACTTGGTGTTGAAACTAGGCTTGTTATGCTCTCATTCAGAACCAAAGATTAGGCCGAGTATGAGGCAAATTCTGTTGTACTTGGAGGGATCAGTTGCCTTGCCAGATTTATCATCACTAGCCATGGGCGTTTCTGCTGTTGGTCTTGGCTTCGCCCACCCTGCTGGCTTTGAAAACATTTTATCGTCATTTGCTTTTTCCACAGAGAAACGTTTTTCACATTCTGTGGCAGACTCTACTCTCTCTGGTGGTCGGCAATTAAGATGCTCATCATTCTGA